A genomic region of Pelodiscus sinensis isolate JC-2024 chromosome 1, ASM4963464v1, whole genome shotgun sequence contains the following coding sequences:
- the CLN5 gene encoding bis(monoacylglycero)phosphate synthase CLN5, producing MRVGFLRGLLLLLLVAGMPVSFAGFQLQQQQHKWPVPYRRFDYRPKTDPYCQARYTFCPTGGPIPVMKDEDVIEVYRLQAPVWEFKYGDLLGHLNIMHDAIGFKSSLTGKNYTMEWYELFQLGNCTFPHLRPDMDAPFWCNQGAACFYEGIDDLHWKENGTLVLVTTISGTIFNQMAKWVKYDNETGIYYETWTVQSSPDKHAVVWFEAYECSKFILRTYQKLADLGAVFSKIQTNYTSIILFSGEPIYLGNETNIFGPPGNKTVAAAVRAFFSPFKPPQSIKEFFFNVLKIVDQVVLNHQFYLFYNLEYWLLPMKFPYIKITYEEIPLPNIDNT from the exons ATGAGGGTCGGTTTCCTCCGggggctgctgttgctgctgttagTGGCTGGGATGCCGGTCTCCTTTGCAGGattccagctgcagcagcagcagcacaagtgGCCTGTGCCTTACAG gCGTTTTGATTACCGTCCGAAAACAGATCCCTATTGTCAAGCTCGTTACACTTTCTGTCCTACTGGCGGTCCCATTCCAGTAATGAAGGATGAGGATGTCATTGAAGTCTATCGATTACAGGCTCCAGTGTGGGAATTCAAATACGGGGATCTGCTTGGACATTTG AATATAATGCATGATGCTATTGGCTTCAAGAGCTCTTTAACTGGCAAAAACTACACAATGGAATGGTATGAACTCTTTCAGCTTGGGAACTGCACATTTCCACATCTTAGGCCTGACATGGATGCACCATTTTGGTGTAATCAAGGAGCGGCCTGTTTTTATGAAGGAATAGATGATTTACACTGGAAGGAAAATGGGACCTTGGTTCTGGTGACCACTATCTCAG GAACAATATTTAATCAAATGGCAAAATGGGTAAAATATGACAACGAAACTGGCATATACTATGAGACCTGGACAGTTCAGTCAAGTCCGGACAAGCATGCAGTAGTGTGGTTTGAAGCCTATGAATGCTCAAAATTTATATTAAGGACATACCAGAAGTTGGCAGACTTAGGGGCTGTATTTAGTAAAATACAAACAAATTACACCAGCATTATTTTGTTTAGTGGAGAACCTATTTATTTGGGGaatgaaacaaatatttttggaCCTCCAGGAAACAAGACAGTGGCTGCAGCTGTAAGAGCTTTCTTCTCTCCATTCAAGCCTCCTCAGTCTATTAAAGAGTTCTTCTTTAATGTCTTAAAAATAGTAGATCAAGTGGTCTTGAACCACCAGTTTTACCTCTTTTACAACTTAGAATACTGGCTTTTACCTATGAAGTTCCCTTACATCAAAATAACTTACGAAGAGATCCCTTTACCTAATATAGACAATACATAG
- the LOC102456110 gene encoding glutamine amidotransferase-like class 1 domain-containing protein 3, mitochondrial produces the protein MGKRVALVLAGCGVFDGSEVHEASAALVHLSRGGAQVKIFAPNIEQMHVVDHFRGSPTEEKRNVLVESARLARGNIQDLADLEVAGFDAVIFPGGFGVAKNLCSWAVDGKNCTVNELVKTTLQAFHSAKKPIGLCCISPVLAAKIFPGCEVTVGHDKNIDGRFPDAETASAIAELGCKHICKDVTESHVDTTNKIVTTCAFMCKAPLHEIFDGIGTMVTEVLKIS, from the exons ATGGGGAAGCGGGTCGCCCTGGTGCTGGCCGGCTGCGGGGTGTTTGATGGCAGCGAGGTGCACGAGGCCTCGGCCGCCCTGGTGCATCTCAGCAGAGGCGGAGCGCAG GTAAAGATATTTGCACCCAACATAgaacagatgcatgtagtggatcATTTCAGAGGAAGTCccacagaagagaagagaaatgtGTTAGTTGAAAGTGCTAGGTTAGCAAGAGGCAACATTCAAGATTTGGCTGACCTGGAAGTTGCTGGATTTGATGCAGTAATTTTCCCAG gtGGATTTGGTGTAGCAAAGAATCTCTGTTCCTGGGCAGTGGATGGAAAGAACTGTACTGTCAATGAGCTTGTGAAGACTACTCTTCAGGCTTTCCATAGTGCTAAGAAGCCCATTGGTTTGTGCTGTATATCCCCAGTGCTGGCAGCTAAAATCTTTCCAGGATGTGAAGTTACAGTTGGCCATGATAAAAATATAGATGGAAG GTTCCCTGATGCGGAAACAGCATCTGCTATAGCAGAACTTGGATGCAAGCACATTTGTAAAGATGTCACTGAATCACATGTGGATACCACCAACAAAATAGTCACTACTTGTGCTTTCATGTGCAAAGCTCCTTTGCATGAAATTTTTGATGGAATAGGAACAATGGTGACCGAAGTCCTGAAGATCAGCTGA